One genomic region from Sphingobacterium multivorum encodes:
- a CDS encoding nucleoid-associated protein, with product MFFHQDATFEALSIHRVGNKAQDEFYILSDAPVSLEGDEVLPGLLMQYFMSPFAKVNEVYRLYHPNGELELNEIFYFARQYFKEQLPFHDFSQQISKHLYEVSNHPKIKAGEVYVVALKNVQIEGEEHDAIGIFKSENKETYLKVYPEQGAFMLEYEQEAININKLDKGCIIINVEEEEGYKVLVLDQTNRQQEAVYWKDEFLQLRVRNDNFNQTGNYLKVYKNFVQEKLDETFELEKADKIDLMNKSMNYFKEKETFVQEEFEEEVLGNPQAIALFQDFKAGFEDEFDSPFQASFEIADKAVKKMESSYKSVLKLDKNFHIYVHGKREYLEKGYDEDKGMNYYKVYFENES from the coding sequence ATGTTTTTTCACCAAGATGCAACTTTTGAAGCGTTATCCATTCATCGTGTAGGCAATAAAGCGCAAGATGAATTTTATATTTTGTCGGATGCTCCGGTATCTCTTGAAGGAGATGAAGTGTTACCTGGACTATTGATGCAGTATTTTATGAGTCCTTTTGCAAAGGTGAATGAGGTATATCGCTTATATCATCCGAATGGAGAGCTGGAATTGAATGAGATTTTCTATTTTGCAAGACAGTATTTCAAGGAGCAGCTTCCATTTCACGATTTTTCCCAACAAATTTCAAAACACCTTTATGAGGTATCCAACCATCCTAAAATTAAAGCTGGGGAGGTATATGTCGTTGCCTTAAAGAATGTACAGATCGAAGGGGAAGAACATGATGCTATTGGTATATTCAAATCTGAGAATAAAGAGACTTATCTGAAAGTATATCCGGAGCAAGGTGCTTTTATGTTGGAATATGAGCAGGAGGCGATCAATATAAATAAACTGGACAAAGGCTGTATTATTATCAATGTAGAAGAAGAAGAAGGTTATAAGGTGCTGGTTCTCGATCAGACAAACCGTCAACAGGAGGCAGTATACTGGAAAGATGAGTTTCTACAGCTGCGCGTGCGTAACGATAACTTCAATCAAACAGGGAATTATCTAAAAGTCTATAAGAACTTTGTTCAGGAAAAACTAGATGAGACATTTGAACTGGAGAAAGCGGACAAAATTGATTTGATGAACAAATCCATGAATTACTTTAAGGAAAAGGAAACTTTTGTCCAAGAAGAGTTTGAGGAGGAAGTACTGGGCAATCCGCAGGCTATTGCTTTATTTCAGGACTTTAAAGCGGGTTTTGAAGACGAATTTGACTCTCCATTTCAGGCAAGTTTTGAAATAGCGGATAAAGCGGTGAAAAAAATGGAATCTTCTTATAAGTCTGTTTTAAAGCTGGATAAGAATTTTCATATCTATGTTCATGGCAAACGTGAATATCTTGAGAAGGGGTACGATGAGGATAAAGGCATGAATTATTACAAGGTCTATTTTGAGAACGAAAGTTAA
- a CDS encoding histone deacetylase family protein, with translation MLKIAFRQEFVHPVKEGHRFPMLKYELIPLQLKHEGLADESSFFSPELASFETCCLVHDPVYVKQLFELTLDSKMIRRIGFPLSQSLVDRERYILDGTIRSAAYALEYGVAFTIAGGTHHAGYDFGEGFCLMNDQATAAGYLLKHNYAGRILIIDLDVHQGNGTAHIFEGHNQVFTFSMHGEKNYPFVKQRSHLDIGLEDQVTDAEYLTLLEENLVDVFRKFEPDFVFYQAGVDILQTDKLGKLNLSSSTCRRRDELVFHMCHKHHIPVQVSMGGGYSPEIKDIVNAHCQTFRIAIDLYNL, from the coding sequence GTGCTTAAGATAGCTTTTCGTCAAGAATTTGTCCATCCCGTCAAAGAGGGGCATCGATTTCCGATGCTGAAATACGAGTTGATTCCTTTACAGTTAAAACATGAAGGGCTGGCAGATGAGTCAAGTTTTTTCAGTCCTGAACTAGCAAGCTTCGAGACATGCTGTTTGGTCCATGATCCAGTGTATGTAAAGCAGTTGTTTGAGCTTACTTTGGATTCGAAAATGATCCGTAGAATAGGTTTTCCATTAAGTCAAAGCCTTGTTGATCGGGAGCGATATATCTTAGATGGGACGATCCGAAGCGCCGCATATGCACTTGAGTATGGTGTTGCTTTTACCATTGCAGGGGGGACACATCATGCCGGTTATGATTTTGGTGAAGGCTTCTGTCTGATGAACGATCAAGCGACTGCCGCCGGGTACCTGTTGAAGCATAACTATGCAGGTCGTATCCTTATTATTGATCTGGATGTACACCAAGGAAATGGTACTGCGCATATTTTTGAGGGGCATAATCAGGTGTTTACCTTTTCAATGCATGGCGAAAAAAACTATCCCTTTGTCAAACAGCGTTCCCATTTGGATATCGGCTTGGAAGATCAGGTTACTGATGCGGAATATCTCACTTTATTGGAAGAAAATTTGGTTGATGTGTTCCGGAAATTTGAGCCTGATTTCGTTTTCTATCAGGCTGGAGTAGATATTTTGCAAACAGATAAGCTGGGGAAATTGAATTTAAGCAGCAGTACCTGTCGTCGAAGAGATGAATTGGTCTTTCATATGTGCCATAAACACCATATCCCTGTTCAGGTAAGTATGGGCGGAGGTTATTCTCCTGAAATTAAAGATATTGTCAATGCACATTGCCAGACTTTTAGAATAGCAATAGATTTATATAATTTATAA
- a CDS encoding YceH family protein yields METTHLPQLSAMEQRVLGSLIEKSKVTPEYYPMTINSLQAACNQKTSRKPVVQYTEEDIIATLDILKKKGLISTVVGGGSRVTKYKHNFAIQFPLVPSELTIVCLLLLRGPMTAGEINSNSGRLYEFESLGEINEQLEKLAQEGYLKSLPKQIGHKEVRYIHLLGEINLEAYENSVPTGSSSNDQILLERIGQLEQEVAALKQKFQDLWDELH; encoded by the coding sequence ATGGAAACAACTCATTTGCCCCAATTGTCTGCCATGGAACAACGTGTACTAGGCTCACTAATCGAAAAATCAAAAGTAACCCCAGAATATTATCCAATGACAATCAACAGCTTACAAGCTGCTTGTAATCAAAAGACTTCCCGCAAACCGGTTGTACAATATACAGAAGAAGATATTATCGCTACATTGGATATATTAAAGAAAAAGGGCTTAATCTCGACAGTTGTTGGCGGAGGATCTCGCGTAACAAAGTATAAACACAATTTTGCCATACAATTTCCACTGGTTCCTTCCGAATTAACCATTGTTTGCTTATTACTACTCAGAGGACCAATGACCGCGGGGGAAATTAATTCAAACTCTGGAAGACTTTATGAATTTGAATCATTGGGTGAAATCAATGAGCAATTGGAAAAATTGGCACAAGAAGGGTACTTGAAGTCCCTGCCTAAACAAATAGGGCATAAAGAAGTCCGCTACATTCATTTATTAGGAGAAATCAACCTGGAAGCGTATGAAAATAGCGTTCCTACAGGCAGCTCCTCGAACGACCAGATCTTACTCGAACGAATTGGACAATTGGAACAGGAAGTTGCAGCATTGAAACAGAAATTTCAGGATCTCTGGGATGAATTACATTAG
- a CDS encoding MFS transporter, whose product MSQTIDSENEISKATLWLMTIATGLVVANNYYNQPLLDLIAKDLHIDEAMVSNSAMLTQIGYAFGLLLIVPLGDMFKRKKMILIDFFFIIFSLVGMAMSTSILSILLFSFLIGFTSVIPQVFVPMAAELASKEKQASAIGMVMSGLLIGILLSRVVSGFVGSYFGWREMYWIASAIMVITAIAIAIRLPEVLPNFKGSYQELMRSVWNFARKQPVLQLAAFRGAMGFGAFSAFFTTLVFHLSAPPFFDGPATAGAFGLVGACGALAAAFVNKLTIYIGKAKIILYAILLMLFSWLLFTLFGYTYWGLILGVILIDLGLQSMHILNQSDFYALNLGANNRLNTVYMVSYFIGGSTGTFFAAQAWQHFQWPGVIVVGTCYTVLALLAHLLFDYKLRKN is encoded by the coding sequence ATGTCGCAAACAATAGATTCCGAAAACGAAATATCCAAAGCAACCTTGTGGCTGATGACCATCGCCACAGGCTTGGTTGTCGCCAATAATTATTACAATCAACCACTATTGGACCTGATTGCCAAAGACCTACATATTGACGAGGCCATGGTCAGTAATTCGGCCATGTTAACGCAGATCGGATATGCCTTTGGCCTGTTACTGATCGTCCCCTTAGGGGATATGTTTAAGCGAAAAAAAATGATCTTGATCGATTTCTTTTTCATTATTTTTTCTTTAGTCGGTATGGCCATGTCCACTTCTATCCTATCGATCTTGCTGTTCAGCTTTCTGATAGGTTTCACCTCCGTTATTCCGCAGGTTTTTGTGCCCATGGCTGCTGAGCTTGCGAGCAAAGAAAAGCAGGCTTCAGCGATCGGAATGGTCATGTCGGGTCTGCTGATTGGTATTTTACTATCTAGGGTTGTAAGCGGTTTTGTCGGCTCCTACTTCGGATGGCGCGAAATGTACTGGATAGCCTCAGCAATTATGGTCATTACAGCCATCGCCATAGCGATCAGGCTACCGGAGGTACTGCCAAATTTTAAAGGTTCTTACCAGGAATTGATGCGATCAGTCTGGAACTTTGCCAGAAAACAACCTGTATTACAGTTGGCTGCATTTCGTGGAGCTATGGGATTTGGAGCTTTTTCCGCATTTTTTACAACGCTTGTTTTCCATCTTTCGGCCCCACCTTTTTTTGATGGCCCCGCAACTGCAGGAGCCTTTGGTCTCGTAGGTGCCTGTGGTGCGCTTGCCGCTGCTTTTGTCAATAAACTAACCATTTATATAGGCAAAGCAAAAATCATCTTATATGCGATCTTATTGATGTTATTCAGCTGGTTATTATTTACCCTCTTTGGCTATACCTATTGGGGGCTCATTCTTGGTGTTATTCTCATTGATCTTGGTCTACAGTCTATGCACATCCTAAATCAAAGCGATTTCTATGCGCTAAACCTCGGGGCCAACAACCGACTAAACACCGTATATATGGTCAGTTATTTTATTGGCGGATCAACAGGCACTTTTTTTGCTGCACAAGCATGGCAACACTTCCAATGGCCCGGTGTTATTGTCGTAGGCACATGTTATACGGTATTGGCACTGTTGGCTCATCTATTATTTGATTATAAATTAAGAAAAAACTAA
- a CDS encoding DUF72 domain-containing protein, with translation MKFGQVEHPEEIDFTLPPTPPETLTLLQHFKNSQPFEVFVGCAKWNKQDLKGFYPRGTKDELAYYSTQFNSIELNATFYNSPGIDQVETWKKKTPANFKFFPKIPQSISHFSRLLNTGDKVKLFTDSIVHFDEKLGMAFLQMHDNYSPKDMARLKLFLHDWPKEVPLALEVRNKDWFSKPEVTKELYALLEETNVTNVLVDTAGRRDMLHMRLTTPTAFVRYVGANHASDYDRLDQWIDVLKLWRENGLQKLYFFIHQNIEIESPLLATHFIKKLNTTFDLDLTYPNKNTGNTLF, from the coding sequence ATGAAATTCGGCCAAGTTGAACATCCGGAGGAAATCGATTTTACCCTTCCTCCTACTCCACCGGAAACCTTAACCTTATTACAGCATTTCAAAAACAGTCAACCTTTTGAGGTATTTGTAGGCTGTGCAAAATGGAATAAACAAGATTTAAAAGGCTTTTACCCCAGAGGTACAAAAGACGAACTTGCTTATTACTCCACGCAATTTAACAGCATTGAACTCAATGCCACATTCTACAATTCGCCTGGCATAGACCAGGTAGAAACCTGGAAAAAGAAAACACCTGCTAACTTCAAGTTCTTCCCAAAAATCCCACAATCCATCAGCCATTTTAGCAGATTATTAAATACGGGTGATAAAGTAAAATTGTTTACGGATTCCATTGTTCATTTCGATGAGAAACTGGGAATGGCCTTTTTGCAGATGCACGACAATTATAGTCCAAAGGATATGGCCCGTCTAAAACTATTTCTTCATGACTGGCCAAAAGAAGTCCCACTAGCCTTGGAAGTACGAAATAAAGATTGGTTTTCCAAACCCGAAGTAACAAAAGAACTCTATGCACTGTTGGAGGAAACCAATGTGACCAACGTACTGGTCGATACCGCAGGCCGTAGAGACATGCTCCATATGCGCTTAACCACACCGACTGCTTTCGTACGGTATGTAGGTGCCAACCACGCATCAGATTACGATCGCCTGGATCAATGGATCGATGTGCTGAAACTATGGCGCGAAAACGGGTTGCAAAAACTGTATTTCTTTATCCACCAGAATATTGAGATAGAATCGCCATTACTGGCAACACATTTTATCAAAAAACTGAATACAACATTCGATTTGGATCTAACCTATCCCAACAAAAATACAGGAAATACATTATTCTAG
- the eno gene encoding phosphopyruvate hydratase — protein MSLIIDVHARQILDSRGNPTIEVDVTTQNGFVGRAAVPSGASTGIHEAVELRDGDKSKYLGKGVLKAVENVNTKIAKALEGVDVFEQNAIDKIMIDLDGSENKGNLGANAILGVSLAVAKAAAQESRQPLYRYIGGVNANTLPIPMMNIINGGSHSDAPIAFQEFMIMPVGAPSFSEALRWGTEVFHTLKKILHDRGLSTAVGDEGGFAPTFEGTEDAIETVLKAIEIAGYKPGQDVCLALDCASSEFYKDGKYDYTKFEGDKGAVRSSEEQASYLAELTAKYPIISIEDGMAEDDWAGWKTLTDKIGDHVQLVGDDLFVTNTKRLQQGIDTHTANSILVKVNQIGSLTETINAVTLAQNSGYTSVMSHRSGETEDATIADLAVALNCGQIKTGSASRSDRMAKYNQLLRIEEELGGNARFIGKNFKYAKK, from the coding sequence ATGAGTTTAATTATCGATGTTCATGCGCGTCAAATTTTGGATTCGCGCGGTAACCCTACAATTGAGGTAGATGTTACTACACAAAATGGTTTTGTTGGTCGTGCAGCTGTTCCTTCAGGTGCTTCAACTGGTATTCACGAAGCAGTAGAATTACGTGATGGCGACAAGTCAAAATATCTAGGAAAAGGTGTTTTGAAAGCTGTTGAGAATGTAAACACTAAAATTGCAAAAGCGCTAGAAGGTGTAGATGTTTTCGAGCAAAATGCCATCGATAAAATCATGATTGATTTAGACGGTAGCGAAAATAAAGGAAACTTAGGCGCAAATGCTATTTTAGGAGTTTCTTTAGCTGTAGCGAAAGCTGCTGCACAAGAGTCACGTCAACCATTATACCGTTATATCGGTGGTGTAAATGCGAACACGTTACCTATTCCTATGATGAATATCATCAATGGTGGTTCACACTCTGATGCACCTATCGCATTTCAGGAATTTATGATCATGCCTGTGGGTGCGCCTTCATTCTCCGAGGCTTTGCGTTGGGGTACTGAGGTTTTCCATACGTTGAAAAAAATCTTACATGACAGAGGTCTTTCAACTGCAGTAGGTGATGAAGGTGGTTTCGCGCCAACTTTTGAAGGTACTGAGGATGCCATCGAAACAGTTTTGAAAGCGATTGAAATTGCCGGTTACAAACCTGGTCAAGATGTTTGTTTAGCGTTGGATTGTGCTTCTTCTGAGTTCTACAAAGATGGTAAATACGATTATACTAAATTTGAAGGTGATAAAGGTGCTGTGCGTTCTAGCGAAGAACAAGCAAGCTATTTGGCTGAATTAACAGCTAAATACCCTATTATCTCTATAGAAGATGGTATGGCTGAAGATGATTGGGCTGGTTGGAAAACATTGACTGACAAAATCGGTGACCATGTTCAATTGGTGGGTGATGATCTTTTTGTTACCAATACAAAACGTCTTCAACAAGGAATCGATACACATACAGCGAACTCAATTTTAGTGAAAGTAAACCAAATTGGTTCATTGACTGAAACAATCAATGCGGTTACTTTGGCTCAAAATTCTGGTTACACTTCTGTGATGTCACACCGTTCGGGCGAGACTGAAGATGCGACTATCGCTGACTTAGCTGTAGCACTGAACTGTGGTCAGATTAAAACTGGTTCTGCTTCACGTTCTGATCGTATGGCTAAATACAACCAATTGTTACGTATTGAGGAGGAATTGGGTGGTAATGCACGTTTCATCGGTAAAAACTTTAAATACGCTAAAAAATAA
- the carA gene encoding glutamine-hydrolyzing carbamoyl-phosphate synthase small subunit, producing MTNYSKLPAILVLEDGTVYHGKAAGKIGTTTGEICFNTGTTGYQEIFTDPSYFGQIMVTTNAHIGNYGIDADDTESNQIQIAGLVCKNYNINYSRKMADESIQSYFEEGNLVGISDVDTRSLVRHIRDKGAMNAIISSETLDVEELKRQLAQVPSMDGLELSSKVTTAEPYFFGNENASLRVAVLDLGIKKNILRNFEARDVYTKVFPAKTTFEEMEQWNPDGYFISNGPGDPAPMDYAIETVKAILNANKPMFGICLGHQILALANGIRTSKLHNGHRGINHPVKNIIANRCEITSQNHGFGVVAEDIQNSENVEITHVNLNDQSIEGIRIKGQKAFSVQYHPESSPGPHDSRYLFDDFVAMIKN from the coding sequence ATGACCAACTACAGCAAATTGCCTGCAATTTTAGTTTTAGAAGATGGTACAGTTTATCACGGTAAAGCCGCTGGTAAAATTGGTACGACTACTGGGGAGATCTGTTTTAACACAGGAACAACCGGTTATCAAGAGATTTTTACAGATCCATCTTATTTTGGACAAATCATGGTAACAACCAATGCGCATATTGGTAACTATGGTATTGATGCGGATGATACCGAATCAAATCAAATTCAGATTGCGGGGTTAGTTTGTAAAAACTATAACATCAACTACAGCCGTAAAATGGCTGATGAATCGATCCAAAGCTACTTTGAAGAAGGAAATTTAGTTGGTATTTCTGATGTGGATACTCGTTCATTGGTGCGCCATATTCGTGATAAGGGGGCGATGAATGCGATTATTTCTTCAGAAACATTGGATGTTGAAGAATTAAAACGTCAGTTGGCACAGGTTCCTTCCATGGATGGACTTGAATTGTCTTCAAAAGTAACGACAGCCGAGCCCTATTTCTTCGGGAATGAAAATGCTTCGTTGCGTGTAGCGGTTTTGGACTTGGGAATCAAGAAAAATATCTTGCGTAATTTTGAGGCTCGTGATGTATATACAAAGGTTTTTCCTGCGAAGACAACATTTGAAGAAATGGAGCAGTGGAATCCGGATGGTTATTTCATTTCCAATGGCCCTGGCGATCCAGCGCCGATGGATTATGCTATCGAGACTGTAAAAGCTATTTTAAACGCAAATAAACCGATGTTTGGTATTTGCTTAGGTCACCAGATTTTAGCATTGGCAAATGGTATCCGCACAAGCAAATTGCATAATGGACACCGTGGTATCAACCACCCCGTGAAGAACATTATCGCCAACCGTTGTGAAATTACGTCGCAGAACCACGGTTTTGGTGTTGTTGCTGAGGATATTCAAAATTCTGAGAACGTCGAAATTACACACGTTAATTTGAACGATCAGTCTATTGAAGGTATCCGTATCAAAGGACAGAAAGCATTTTCGGTGCAATATCATCCAGAATCATCACCGGGTCCACATGACTCGCGCTACTTATTTGATGATTTTGTAGCAATGATCAAAAACTAA